tgaaCAAATACATAAAACTAGTGGAAGACTTAAAATCCAATGAATCACCAGTCAAATCAGTCTCAGAGTAATCATGTAACTCAAATGAGGACGATAAGGGAAATAAAAGATCGACTCTACAAGTAGGTTtgataaatataataaagaaTGTGAAAAACAAATTCTCAATGCAATATAAGAGAGAGACAACAAATTGACTAATAACATGAACAACATAAGCAACATCAGATCCAATAATCGTAAGACAAATCAGGTTGCCAACCAAAATACGATATAATGTTATCTACTAGGTGAACACCATTAAAGAGAGcatatttcatatttaattcaaGTAGAGTACTTGATTCTCTAGTATTAAGAGGACTATTTCACATTCAATTCAAGAGAAGGTACGTAGCCTCTAGAGAGTAGGCGACTTAAATCCCAAAAAAGTGGTGAAGACTACCTAAATACTTCATCTCAAATTTACTGGATAattgtaatttaaaatataaatctcATAAATATCTCCCATCACCTGTAAAAATCTTATAATCAACAGTTAGTGAGAGTAAAATACAACTATGAAATGTGGTCTTAACAAACAACGTCGAATCGTGACCAATATAGTAGAAATCAAGAAATGTAATAACATTGGTAAGCTTCTCAAACCAAAACCATGGAGTTTGTCGCAAACGATATAAAGTCTTCTTCAACTTACACACTTCTCCTCGGTTATGATAAACATGCGACCAAGGTATCCTATAAACTTTCTTGTGATTATCAGCATTCAGAAAATCATTTTGAATATTCATTTGTGAAATATTCCACTGAAAAATCGATGGAACTACGATAAAAGTGTGAATAGTAGTTATATTGACCACTAGAGCAAAAGTTTCTACATAATTTATATCATACTATTGAGAGAATCTCTTAGCAATAAGACAACTTTGTAGTGCTCACCTGATTCACCATACTTAGTTTTAATTTCATATACCCAATGAGATCCAATAACATGTTTTATATGAGGATGACTTACTAATTTCCAAGTATTTGTCTCATGCAAAACAAATAGTTCTTTTGTCCTAATTTGTTGTCAAAGATGGTCAATTATAGATACTGCATTTGAAAAGGTCAGGTAAGTAATTAATATAGGTTAGACAATAAGAAAAGTAGAGTAATTAGTGGAATAAAATAACTAGAAAATTAAGTTTAATTACAGTCACAAGATGGATATCAAGGAGTAGATGGAAGAGTAGGACTAGAAGTAGAAGTAGTGGAAGGTTTTTAGGTAGGCGTGTAGATAAAAGAATGTGAATACAAAGAGTTGAAGTAGTATCGATCAGTCTTGTAGTTCTCAAAATTACAATTCTTTGAAACATATTATTACGACCAAATAGAAAAATATAACTGAGTTACAAACTAATAGTAATATGAGAATCATAGgaaataaagtaaaaataaatatgttcAATACATCATGACGAGAAACATAAAATTTTCTTGCTTGAGGATAATACTAAAGATATTCATTTTGGAAAGAACTGGTGATGAAACTCATACATCAAAGTGAACTAAGTCATAGATGCATAAGAAATATAAGCATTTTTATTCAAAGGCAAAGATGAACATTTAGCAAGTTTACAGCCACGACAATATGAAATATCTGAAACTTTCATACAGTTCAAAAAGAAGTATAGTACTTTAATCTAGAAGCAAATACATGTCATAGACATAAATGTCATAAATAAAAAACTAGAAGATAAAGAATTCAAATGAAAAGAAGTAAATAAATAAGTAGTGGGGGTATAAGTTAAAGTTGCAGTATGTAAGACTCTTAACTCATCTGATGCCTAATAATGACATAATTGTGCCACTAGCAGTCATAACCGAAATACATGAATCATGATTTAAAGATACACATGATTTATCATCATATGACATTTGATGTGATGTTATAGAGTTAAAGATCCATATGAAAGGATATATACTTAACAAATTAGAAAGTTAAATCCTTTAATAAGAAGGTAAGCATGACCGTCGTTTAATAGCAAGAAACTTTTTGAACTGTTCTGCCTATCTGATATATGAAAATTGATCTCAGATGGATATACATGTCCAAAACCAAAACTAATGGTAGTATGAGCAACAAAAACAGCATTGAACGATGGACTATTGAAATTCTCCTAATTTTCTCTTAATAATTTGGGAGGGTGTTACAATATTCTTTCTCCGTGCAAAAAGCACATTCATCATTAGCAATTTCAATTCTCCTTTGAGATTATTCTTTGTGAATAAGAGCAATAAAAACAGACGGAGGAGTGTAGAGAGTTCGTTATTTGAAATCAGATTAGAGTGAGACTTGAGTTTAATTTCTTCCGCAGACAATTCATTAACAAGTGATTCAACACTTGAGTACGACAATGTAGAATACTCCTACAAAGAATTTCAAAAGCTTCCATAATGACCATTAAAAATCGAACGAGACACTGCTCTTTTCTTTGGTCGAAATATATCTTGACAACTCTTAATTTAGCTGATTCTATAAGAGTCAATTGATCCCATAAATTTTAGCTATTGCCAAATAAAGTTTTTGAATAATCATTATTTTTGTATAATGGGGATGATTATACAGTTCTTGATACCATATTGAAAAATTAGCTGATTATACAAACATTTTAAATGATCTCAAATCTCCTTAACAATGTCAAATTTTGCTAGTGGAACCTATTGATTGaggaaaataattattaatttaaataaaaaaatttcaaattactAACATCTCAGATTTATAAATCTTTTGCATATATtacttcatttttttaatttgtgtattccATCAACATAAATTCACATCATCATCTTAAATAGTCATACTATTATTCCAATTGAATTCAAATCacaaataaattcaaacaatttagAAGGATCAAGAACTTCTATCCAAAAattattttcaagaaaaacaaATCATAAATTTCCCCCTTCGCATCCTTCCTTAAataaatttctaaattttttctcATTTTCACATCAATCCTAGTCTGCTTTTACTTTAACACTGCCTTTCTTTTATAACCAGTCCAATAATATCattttcattttataaaaaaatttctttctttACAACTCTCCTTTCCCCATATCTCTCTTTGTGGTCTAGATAGACTCTTCTCACCATTTCCAATCACTAACAacctcaaaaaaacaaaaaaaacacacacaatGCTTAAATAAAACCTCTTCACTTTGTTGTTTCATAATTTAGATTCTACACCATGAATAGTAATCCAAATACTTCAACCAGGCATGTATCAGATGAAAACCAAGAAGATGAACAATTTACCGAAATCAGAGAAATCCATGCTTTAACACCACCACGACTTCCACCACCTCCACCGTCAACCAACGGTGGCCATAACCATCGTTCATCTTCTTTATCCATTACCAGCAGCACAGATAGTGAGAACTTCACAACTATAAGTAGAGAATTCAATGCTTTGGTTCTAGCAGGATCCACTATTGAccacaacaacaatataactcctCAATCTCATCCTCATGATCAATACGAAGCcagtaacaacaacaacagcaataaCAATAATCTGGGGaggattagagaagaagatatgatgGAGGAAACAAACCCTTTGGCTATTGTACTTGATAACAACCCTTTAGATCCTGTTCAATCTCCTACTACCAGAAGAGTTGTGGCTGGCGGCAGCGGCAACGGCGGTGGAGGTACACGTGTCGGCGGTGAAGAACAACATGTGTCGGTTGATAAAGTGAAGAAGGAGGAAGTTGATGCGAAGATATCAGCTTGGCAGAACGCGAAAGTTGCTAAGATTAATAACAGGTTTAAGAGGGAAGATGCTGTGATCAATGGCTGGGAAGGTGAACAGGTTCAAAAAGCTACTACTTGGTTGAAAAAAATTGaggtaaatattttttgtaagtTTTTTCTCAAGGTGTTATTTGCATGTGAGTCAATGATTACTATGAAGAGTAAAAATAAAGTAGGATTTACTATTTGTTACACTACCAATTTTGATCCAATCAATACATAACTAATTGAAAATATTTCTAGttggtgtaaaatatttttacgaCCTTGCATGCATGGTAATTTGGTGGAGAATGAAAACCAAAAATACCACAGGTTTAATGTCTAAATCATATACCGAAAGAAAATGATGTTGAGCCAAAAGAGAATCATGGCCCAATTAGTTATTACAAAGTTTAAAGGCCCTAGAAGCTGGTCGGTTGGTGAAAGATTAAGGCCTAGATTTGTGATTCATGCGTAGCAATACACTTTTGATACGGTTGTGGAGATAATATTGAGATGAAAGTGCAAAGTTAACACTCTAACATCAAAGTGACTTACGGAGTTAAAGAATAGAtataaaaaaagtttgaaaagagaGTGCATATCTTATAGCTATATATGATGAACATTTTTAGTGGACTTTACCTAATTAAACTTATCATTAATTAGATCTTATTTTTATTGGGTCTTTGGTCAGTCTAAAACAAAAttcatttgaaatatttttttttgaatttagagTTTCATATATTCTAATTCGCATGTATTTAGATGCATATCAATTAGATTAAAATTAACTTGAAAAACCAGCTTATCAATTAGATTAAAATTAACTTGAAAAACCAGTCAATTCAATAGCTTCAAACAGCTTCATTATTTTCACGTTTTATTGCATTAGAAAGCAATTTTTCATTGTGATGTCGTTTCTAATAAATTGAAACACATATTTATTAGATTTTATATTGATTATCATTTATTATTACAaaattatttgtaaaataaattatattaataaactCATTTTTAGACTTTACCTTTGTTCTATCATGGATTTGAATGTtcatacttattttatttaaactgCTAATATTTTTCCACCCCTAATAAACCAACAAGTAacatttttcaacaaaaaaatgtATCTATTAATTTTCCTATTATTTGTTGAAATTAGTTACTTTATATTATAGAGTGAATTGTTTCAATtaaattaagggttaaataagtttttagtccctataaatattgcagtttcatttttagttccTCCTGGGTTTTGACAACGGTTTTAACTGGTTTTGGcaatggtttttttttaaaaaaaccgttgcctaaaggcagggagtgactaaaaatgaaaactgcaatattatagggaccaaaaacttatttaacccttaaattaaTTAAACCACAATCATTGATTAATTTGACTTATATAAAGTAAGCTAATTAGTCCTCTATGTATTGCATTGGCTATTCTAAAGCTAAAATTTCCTTCACATGCAATGCAATCATTTTCTATAAATAGTAACTATTTTGGTGAACATGGTCCTGGTTTGGTGACAACAGACACCTATGATTATGATCTGCATCATTATTGTCACATTATTGACAGCAAAAAAGGTCAAAATAAGTTACCTTCCAACAAGGACCAATCTGTTTAAtgacataaaaaacttgtttGTGAGCAGAGAAAGCTAGAGGAGAAAAGAGCAAAAGCATTGgagaaaacacaaaacaaaatagCAAAAGCTCATAGAAAAGCAGAAGAGAGGAAAGCATCAGCAGAGGCAAAAAGAGGAACCAAAGTGGCTAGAGTTCTTGAAATTGCTAACCTTATGAGAGCAGTTGGAAGACCTCCTGCCAAAAAATCTTTCttctaagtttttttttcttttcatatttttaattttcaaaaacactttcttaatttaattagaaacataaaggaaaaaaaaacttttcctTTTTAATTAGTTAAAGGGTGCAAAAGGGATTGCAATGAGCAGTATATAAAATTAGGAAGATAAAGAGATGTGTATCATATAATATATAGTTTATGAAAATCAATTGGAGTGTTTATATGTGATCAATTagtgtttgaatgtggtgagtaTATTGAGTGGTGTGGTGGTGACATGATCATTTGATCATTGTGGTTGTTACACACTTTGGTGTTTTTTGTacattagttttaatttaatactTCTTGGAAAATATTTGCTTCCATCATTTACAAGTGCCTACACCACACCTAACTTTGCCTAATGTCCACCTACTTCTCATTTTTCTCTAATGGCTGATGTAACAGTCTAACAAATCCACTTTATCATTAATTAATGAGCATTGCTATATGCTTACACTAAAATTTCTACACCATGTACATACACCATAAAAAATACACCAAAGCATGTGTTGTTTTGTGTTGGAAAAAGTGAAAAttgattatataaataataaaaaaaaaccaaaccGTATAattatacggtgtaggtgtaactTCTAGGTGTAGGAATATCATTCCTCTTAATTAATTATTAGATCCTATATGAGGAGACACAAAATAACTGTTCAACATTTAGTGCAATGAGATTAATTGAATTGGACTTACTCATGTTTTAAAATGTAATTTAAATTGaagtttttttaaattgaaaattttgttaGGATAATTTTACTGGATCCTAAGAAGGGAAGGTGCATGAAAACCTGATACAAACTCATTGTCTCAACACTGGTCGGACCCCTAATGCGTGGTGATAGGCCTCCCTACATGGGCCGTGAAATTTTGTGACGCGTGGTGATAGACCGGCCGTACTTGGATGATAGGCTTTTCTATTGGGTTTGGACTGTCCGAACTAACTCCTACTTTTATTTACTCAATAAATATGGGTGGCGACGTGTCTCAACAGTAAGTGATCTGAGAGAGAGACACTGCGGAAATCGTCTCCCCCATAATTCAAGGGAGAACAAGTTCCCTCCTCTTCACATTTCTAATAAGAGAGTTAAGGTAACTACTCTCTAACCTAGGCCCAGGAAACCTTGTATATATACCTCATTTTCTGAAGGGGAGAAAGATCCAAGCTCTCATGCAAAAACCAAGTACATAGCTCTCCACAGCCATACGTGGGCGAGCTCTCACCACACACAATAAACCTATAATCCCCGAGACAACCCTAAACAACAGGGAATTGTCTCTTTCTGTACTTTTTAGCAAGTGCATAAATTGAGTTGTCCAATCAAAATGTATGATGTCATCATTACAATTTAATATTGTAGTGATCATAAGTCCAGCTAGTGTTGTATATATAATCATCAAGTGATCATAAGTGTAACTATACAAATATAAGTGAATGTGAAGTGCAATATACATAAATTAATTCTATTTTCTCTATTCCTCTTTTATGTGTATGCATATAAACTCTATCAAGTCATATTTAGAGTCTCAAGCTGTTGGATTCAAAAGTCATTAATATTTGTTGTCCACTATACTTATCATTGAGTGAAGATGGTGAGTTCTTTGGAGAATCTTGAAAATAATTTTCTTGGAAAACTCCATCTTCTTCCAACAAGAATTGGAATATATGGAGcaagaaaatatctttcaatagTATCACAAAGATCACCATTCAAATAAAGAATTGTGGTGGAGTTGTTTCTGACCAAACCATCGTGAACAAAGTGATGTGCAATCTATTCTCTAAATTTGATTGCATTAAAGTGGAAATTGAGGAATCAAAGAATTTGTATATCATGAAGGTTGAGGAATTGTAGTGTTCCTTGGAGGCACATGAACATAAGGGCGCTTTAAGGAACCAAAGAACTAATGACTAACAAGACTCTTTAGGCTCAAACACCCAAGAAATGTGGTGGTTCAAAGTGGAAGGGAAAAGAAAAATTCAAGAAAGTGGAATCTCAACAAGATAACTCCAAGAAATGTGATCAACTTGAATCATCTTAAAATAAAGCCTTTCAAGTCCGTATAATCCAACAAATTCTTTATGTATTGCTATTGGGATGATGGGAGATTATTCTTGGCTATGGCACCTCAGGTATGGACACCTTAGTGTTTTAGAGTTTTTGTACCATAAAGTCAAGGAATATAATACAAGGTTTTTCTAGAATCAAGTTGCATTTAGATGTGTGCAATAATTTCTTGATAAGCGAGCAACCAATGCAATCTTTTGTGTCGTAGATTCTAATAAGTGCTCAAGATAAACTTGATGTCATACATTATTATATATGCGACCTCTTTAACACAATTTCTCGAGGAAagttatgtgtgtgtgtgtgtgtgaattcAGTTGAATAATACATGTCTACCTGATGAAGACCTAAGACGATGTGTCTATAGTGTTTCAAAAGTTTAAAGTTTTGGCAGAAACGCAACTCAAAATTCTTCGGAGTGATGAATAAACATAAAGAGAAATTTAAACCATTTATGAAGAGATGTAAATTTAATATGAGATCACAAGTACACCACTAAACATAGTGGTT
The Vicia villosa cultivar HV-30 ecotype Madison, WI linkage group LG6, Vvil1.0, whole genome shotgun sequence genome window above contains:
- the LOC131610354 gene encoding remorin 4.2-like; translation: MNSNPNTSTRHVSDENQEDEQFTEIREIHALTPPRLPPPPPSTNGGHNHRSSSLSITSSTDSENFTTISREFNALVLAGSTIDHNNNITPQSHPHDQYEASNNNNSNNNNLGRIREEDMMEETNPLAIVLDNNPLDPVQSPTTRRVVAGGSGNGGGGTRVGGEEQHVSVDKVKKEEVDAKISAWQNAKVAKINNRFKREDAVINGWEGEQVQKATTWLKKIERKLEEKRAKALEKTQNKIAKAHRKAEERKASAEAKRGTKVARVLEIANLMRAVGRPPAKKSFF